Genomic DNA from Opitutaceae bacterium:
CGTCTTCACCATATGCGCAGCCTGCCGGGTTTCATGCTCCGACCACTGCCAGTGGAAACGAAGCACGGGAATGCCCCACTTGTCCTTCCTGTCGGGATCGATCTCGCAGTAGGATTTTTCGTTGGGGATCATTTCGCCGCGACCGGACAGGCCGACAAATGAGCCGTAGTAGCGGCGAACATCCTCCTTGAATTTCCGACCGTAGCTGCCGCCCGTAAGCCATTCCAAGCCGGTGCCCGTGCCTGCGCCGGGCATGCCGCGCCCGCCGCCAAATTCAATGTGATAGCCGCGGGCAAAGCCCAGCTTGCCTGCAAGCTGTTCCTTGTAGAGCCACCAGGGCGAATAGACATGGGCGCCACCGGCACCATCCTCGTTATGGGGCGGCAGGCTCTCCAGAATGGGTATCTGCCCCGACACCTTTGCGCCGACGGTGTCCATGAGGTATTTGCCGACGAGGCCGCTGGAATTGGCGAGGCCGTTGGGAAACTGCGGGGATTTGGAATTCAGCAGAATGCGAACCGATTCGCAGGCGCTGGCCGAGAGGATGATGATTCGCCCGGCGGCGTGATGCTCCCGGCCCGTGCGGCGATCGATGAAGATCACGCCGGTTGCCCTGCCCTGCTTGTTGACGGTGACTTCGCGCGCCATGGCGTCAGTCAGGAGGTCGAGATTGCCCGAGGCCATCGCCGGAGGAAGATGAACGGTCGTCGACTGGTAGTTGGCGCGGATCGAGCAACCGCGCCCGCACGCTGTCGCCCAGAAGCATGCCGCGCGCGCCTGCATCGCCTGGTTGACGACGCGCTGGGCGAACGGATTTCCCGGGTGCAGCTTTGCGGGAAGATGATCGAAATCGAGCCGCTGGGTCAGCACTGCGCGGTGCGCGGCGACCACCGGAACGCCGAGACGCTTCCCGCGATCCCTCATCAGCATGTCGCTTATGCGCGGCTTGGGAGGCGGCAGGAGGACTCCGGCAGGCGAGTCGGGGGTGTTTTCAAGGCCGTCGTTGTCGCCGTAGACGCCAATGAGCATCTCGACCTTGTCGTAATAGGGGGCGAGGTCCTCATAACGAATCGGCCAGTCGAAGCCGAGTCCGTCGCGCGATTTCGGTTTGAAATCATAGGGGCCATTGCGGAACGAAAGTCTGCCCCAGTGATTGGTCCGACCTCCGAGCATGCGTGACCGCCACCAGGTGAATTCATGTCCGGGTGCCGTGGAGGCCTGGGTGTACGGCTCACCCGGGACCGTCCAGCCGCCGTCAACCGTCGCGTCGTGAAATCCGAAGGGTTTGTCAGGGGTGGATGCGCCACGGAGCGGAGCCTC
This window encodes:
- a CDS encoding GMC family oxidoreductase, whose amino-acid sequence is MPLVTADKLKPGYDAIIVGSGAGGGQTAYTLTLEGMKVLMLEAGRNYVPEQETAMFQTNREAPLRGASTPDKPFGFHDATVDGGWTVPGEPYTQASTAPGHEFTWWRSRMLGGRTNHWGRLSFRNGPYDFKPKSRDGLGFDWPIRYEDLAPYYDKVEMLIGVYGDNDGLENTPDSPAGVLLPPPKPRISDMLMRDRGKRLGVPVVAAHRAVLTQRLDFDHLPAKLHPGNPFAQRVVNQAMQARAACFWATACGRGCSIRANYQSTTVHLPPAMASGNLDLLTDAMAREVTVNKQGRATGVIFIDRRTGREHHAAGRIIILSASACESVRILLNSKSPQFPNGLANSSGLVGKYLMDTVGAKVSGQIPILESLPPHNEDGAGGAHVYSPWWLYKEQLAGKLGFARGYHIEFGGGRGMPGAGTGTGLEWLTGGSYGRKFKEDVRRYYGSFVGLSGRGEMIPNEKSYCEIDPDRKDKWGIPVLRFHWQWSEHETRQAAHMVKTFSDVIREMGGRTNGPVETDGAKAILPGGSIIHEVGGAIMGDKPSNSVTNQWCQTHDVKNLFLTDGAPFPSNADKNPTQTIMALAWRASDYIVSEAKKQNL